A single Elaeis guineensis isolate ETL-2024a chromosome 15, EG11, whole genome shotgun sequence DNA region contains:
- the LOC105058705 gene encoding LOW QUALITY PROTEIN: paired amphipathic helix protein Sin3-like 4 (The sequence of the model RefSeq protein was modified relative to this genomic sequence to represent the inferred CDS: inserted 1 base in 1 codon) produces MKTAREEAFMSSQLKRPNISRADPSSGQTHMALAPAACSAPKLTTNDALAYLKAVKDMFQERRXKYDEFLEVMKDFKSQRIDTNGVIVRVKELFKGHRDLILGFNTFLPKGYEIKLAEEKKPVEFEEAINFVNKIKNRFQNDEHVYKSFLDILNMYRRENKSIQEVYQEVAVLFQNHHDLLEEFTHFLPDASATVASQHGAPARPFIRRDERSSVMVAMRHLHGDKRERTYNLHADRDISVDRPDPEHDRKRRRCEKEKDRKEDRDRRDCERDEKDLEHDSRDLDNVLRRRKPSNRRVDDSVGEHLHHGGEGAENFGTYSISASFFDDKNALKSMYTQEFNFCERVKEKLHPETYQEFLKCLHIYSKEIITRTELKNLVSDILEKYPDLMDGFNEFLAHCENIDGFLAGVFNKTSLRNEGHVARPVKLEDRDRDREHERDERERDRERERVDKVAAYNSKDMASQKTPFFSNKEKYNLCKPISELDLSNCQRCSPSYRLLPKNYPIPPSSHRTDLGASVLNDEWVSVTSGSEDYSFKHMRKNQYEESLFRCEDDRFELDMLLESVNVTTKRVEELLEKIQDNTIKPESPVRIEDHFTSLNLRCIERLYGDHGLDVMDVLRKNASLALPVILTRLKQKQEEWSRCRADFNKVWAEIYAKNYHKSLDHRSFYFKQQDTKSLSTKALLSEIKEINEKKRKEDDVLLAIAAGNRRPIVPNMEFEYVDLDIHEDLYQIIKYSCGEVCASSDQLDKVMRIWTSFLEPMLGVQPRPQGAEDTEDVVKPKTRAVKNSMANVGESNSSPGADGAAVTKQSNGDESIPPEQAVSCRLRLANGDAAVTDNGFHDVDRTARRGDNLSGAPLHGRVQGNAPTADVISGATMQTASTEKLTDNVSPAGRAEPGPTRNNLETISGVCATTSKAAQSGNEMAVEPRSSNEVLPASKGVDGGRPNGPANGGCTTESNKLHGLSEGSVVHNNFKVEREEGELSPNGDFEEDNFVAFEDAAMGASPKPKDSSASRQCQVRPGEVEACCGEAAGENDADADDEGEESAQRSTEDSENASEAGEDVSGSESGDGEECSREDHEEEEEDADRDDQDAKAESEGEAEGMADANDAEGDITSMPFSECILHTVKPLAKHVPAALHDKEDKCSSIFYGNDSFYVLFRLHQTLYERILSAKTNSSAAEKKWRTSKDTNPPDLYAKFMSALYNLLDGSADNTKFEDDCRAIIGTQSYVLFTLDKLIYKVVKQLQAIASDEMDNKLLHLYLYEKSRKPGNFLDLVYHENARVLLHDESIYRFERTSNPTRLSIQLMEYGHEKPEVTAVSIDPNFSAYLYNDFLSNASDRMGTHGVFLERNKRKFGSGDEYSTSTVMDGIQVVNGLECKISCSSSKVSYVLDTEDFLYRVRKKRRCSNGGTASSRDLFAVVYDVKRQRFQDFQSRF; encoded by the exons ATGAAAACGGCCCGGGAGGAGGCGTTCATGAGTTCCCAGCTCAAGCGGCCCAACATATCTCGAGCGGATCC AAGCTCTGGGCAAACCCACATGGCGCTGGCACCGGCGGCCTGTAGTGCTCCGAAGCTGACGACAAACGATGCCCTAGCTTATTTGAAGGCTGTGAAGGATATGTTTCAGGAGAGAA ACAAatatgatgaatttcttgaagTCATGAAGGACTTCAAGAGCCAAAG AATTGATACGAACGGGGTTATTGTGAGGGTAAAGGAACTGTTTAAGGGGCATCGAGATCTGATCCTGGGCTTTAACACCTTCTTGCCCAAGGGGTATGAGATCAAGCTTGCTGAGGAAAAGAAGCCTGTCGAATTCGAAGAGGCCATTAATTTTGTAAACAAAATAAAG AATCGTTTCCAGAATGACGAACATGTTTACAAGTCATTCTTGGATATTCTGAATATGTATCGGAGGGAGAACAAATCCATCCAGGAAGTCTATCAGGAG gtaGCGGTTCTCTTTCAGAATCATCATGATCTACTGGAGGAATTCACACACTTTCTGCCTGATGCCTCAGCAACAGTCGCTTCACAACATGGAGCACCTGCTAGACCCTTTATTCGTCGGGATGAGAGGAGCTCTGTGATGGTTGCAATGAGACACCTTCATGGGGATAAG AGGGAAAGAACTTATAATTTACATGCTGATCGCGACATCAGCGTTGACCGTCCTGATCCAGAACATGACAGGAAAAGAAGACGTTGTGAAAAGGAAAaagataggaaagaagatagagACAGAAGAGATTGTGAGCGGGATGAGAAGGATTTAGAGCATGACAGCAGAGATTTGGACAATGTGCTGCGTAGACGTAAACCTTCTAATAGAAGGGTAGATGACTCTGTTGGTGAGCACTTGCATCATGGTGGGGAAGGTGCTGAAAACTTTGGAACATATAGCATTTCAGCTTCATTCTTTGATGATAAGAATGCTCTGAAGA GTATGTACACTCAAGAATTTAATTTCTGTGAGAGAGTCAAGGAGAAGTTGCATCCTGAAACATACCAGGAGTTCTTGAAATGCCTTCACATATATAGCAAGGAAATTATTACCAGAACTGAACTGAAGAACCTG GTGAGTGATATCCTTGAAAAGTATCCAGATCTTATGGATGGTTTTAACGAATTTTTGGCCCATTGTGAGAACATAG ATGGATTTCTTGCAGGCGTGTTCAATAAAA CATCATTGCGGAACGAAGGACATGTGGCTAGACCAGTTAAGCTAGAGGATAGAGACAGAGACAGGGAGCATGAAagggatgagagggagagagaccgTGAAAGGGAAAGAGTTGACAAAGTTGCTGCATATAATTCTAAAGACATGGCATCTCAGAAGACTCCTTTCTTCTCaaacaaagaaaaatataatttatgcaAACCGATTTCGGAGCTTGACCTCTCAAATTGTCAGCGATGTAGCCCCAGTTACCGTCTTCTGCCAAAAAAT TATCCAATTCCTCCTTCAAGCCACAGGACTGACCTTGGTGCATCAGTACTGAATGATGAATGGGTATCAGTGACATCAGGAAGTGAGGATTATTCTTTTAAGCACATGCGGAAAAACCAATACGAGGAAAGCTTATTTAGATGCGAAGATGATAG GTTTGAGCTGGATATGTTATTGGAGTCAGTGAATGTGACTACTAAGCGAGTTGAGGAATTGCTAGAAAAGATTCAGGACAATACAATCAAACCAGAGAGTCCAGTTCGCATTGAAGACCATTTTACTT CGCTAAACTTGAGATGCATTGAAAGATTATATGGTGATCATGGCTTGGATGTGATGGATGTTCTACGCAAAAATGCCAGTCTTGCATTGCCCGTCATATTGACTCGTCTGAAGCAAAAGCAAGAGGAATGGTCAAGATGTCGGGCTGATTTCAATAAAGTTTGGGCGGAAATATATGCCAAGAACTATCACAAGTCACTTGACCATCGTAGTTTCTATTTCAAGCAACAGGACACAAAGAGCTTGAGCACGAAag CTTTGTTGTCtgagatcaaagaaattaatGAGAAGAAACGGAAAGAGGATGATGTGCTTCTTGCTATTGCTGCTGGAAATCGGCGGCCTATAGTCCCCAATATGGAATTTGAGTATGTGGATTTGGATATTCATGAAGACCTGTATCAGATCATTAAATATTCATGTGGAGAAGTTTGTGCATCCTCAGACCAACTGGACAAAGTAATGAGAATATGGACAAGCTTTTTGGAGCCAATGTTGGGTGTTCAACCTCGGCCTCAGGGTGCAGAGGATACTGAGGATGTGGTGAAACCTAAGACTCGTGCTGTCAAAAATAGTATGGCAAATGTTGGGGAAAGCAATAGCAGCCCTGGTGCTGATGGTGCTGCTGTTACCAAGCAAAGCAATGGTGATGAAAGCATTCCACCAGAACAAGCAGTTTCATGCAGGCTGAGGTTGGCAAATGGGGATGCAGCAGTTACTGATAATGGTTTTCATGACGTGGATCGCACTGCTCGCCGAGGTGATAATCTATCTGGTGCTCCACTTCATGGAAGGGTGCAGGGCAATGCTCCCACAGCTGATGTAATATCTGGGGCAACCATGCAAACCGCTTCTACTGAGAAGTTAACTGATAATGTTTCTCCTGCTGGTAGAGCTGAACCAGGTCCTACTAGAAACAACCTGGAAACTATCTCAG GTGTTTGTGCTACAACTTCCAAAGCTGCTCAGTCAGGAAATGAGATGGCAGTTGAACCTCGATCTAGTAATGAAGTTTTACCTGCTTCAAAG GGAGTGGACGGTGGGAGGCCAAATGGACCTGCAAATGGTGGTTGCACCACTGAAAGTAACAAATTACATGGACTTAGTGAAGGTTCTGTTGTCCATAATAACTTTAAAGTAGAGAGGGAAGAGGGTGAATTATCACCTAATGGAGATTTTGAAGAGGATAATTTTGTAGCTTTTGAAGATGCTGCTATGGGTGCATCACCTAAACCAAAGGACAGTTCTGCTAGCAGACAGTGTCAAGTCAGACCTGGAGAAGTGGAGGCCTGTTGTGGTGAGGCAGCTGGAGAAAATGATGCTGATGCGGATGATGAGGGTGAGGAAAGTGCTCAAAGGTCTACAGAGGACAGTGAAAATGCATCAGAGGCTGGTGAGGATGTTTCAGGCAGTGAATCTGGTGATGGGGAGGAGTGTTCTCGTGAAGATcatgaggaagaggaggaagatgcAGATCGTGACGATCAGGATGCTAAGGCTGAAAGTGAGGGTGAGGCTGAAGGAATGGCTGATGCTAACGATGCTGAGGGAGACATAACGTCAATGCCATTTTCAGAATGTATTCTACATACAGTTAAGCCTCTTGCAAAACATGTACCTGCAGCCTTACATGATAAGGAAGATAAATGCTCATCGATCTTTTATGGAAATGATTCATTTTATGTGCTGTTTAGGCTTCATCAG ACTTTGTATGAGAGAATACTCTCGGCAAAGACAAATTCATCAGCTGCTGAAAAGAAATGGAGAACTTCAAAGGATACTAACCCTCCAGATTTATACGCTAA ATTTATGAGTGCACTTTACAACCTACTTGATGGTTCTGCTGACAATACTAAGTTTGAAGATGATTGCCGTGCTATCATTGGAACTCAGTCCTATGTACTTTTTACATTGGATAAGTTGATATATAAAGTTGTTAAGCAG CTTCAAGCAATTGCCTCAGATGAAATGGACAACAAGCTTCTTCACCTCTATTTATATGAAAAGTCAAGGAAACCTGGAAATTTTTTGGATCTAGTTTATCATGAAAATGCTCGTGTGCTCCTTCATGATGAAAGTATATATCGATTTGAGCGT ACTTCAAATCCAACTAGATTATCTATCCAACTAATGGAATATGGACATGAAAAGCCTGAAGTGACCGCTGTTTCTATAGATCCTAATTTTTCAGCTTATCTGTATAATGATTTCTTGTCAAATGCTTCAGATCGAATGGGTACACATGGTGTCTTCCTGGAAAG GAATAAACGCAAATTTGGAAGCGGCGATGAGTATTCTACTAGCACGGTCATGGATGGGATTCAAGTTGTCAATGGCTTGGAATGCAAGATATCATGTAGTTCCTCTAAG GTTTCTTATGTTCTAGATACAGAAGATTTCTTGTATCGtgtgagaaagaaaaggagatgtTCAAACGGAGGCACTGCATCTTCACGAGACCTATTCGCAGTAGTGTATGATGTAAAAAGACAACGATTTCAAGACTTTCAATCCAGATTTTAA